In Nonomuraea sp. NBC_00507, the following are encoded in one genomic region:
- a CDS encoding MbtH family protein, which produces MNPFDDPDGGFMVLVNDEDQHSLWPAALDVPAGWRVVHGEDTRQACLDYIEANWTDLRPRSARREHLASTAHE; this is translated from the coding sequence ATGAACCCGTTCGATGACCCCGATGGCGGCTTCATGGTGCTCGTCAACGACGAGGACCAGCACTCGCTGTGGCCGGCGGCGCTGGACGTCCCTGCCGGGTGGCGGGTCGTGCACGGCGAGGACACGCGACAGGCGTGCCTGGACTACATCGAGGCCAACTGGACGGACCTGCGTCCGCGCAGCGCCCGTCGCGAGCACCTCGCGAGCACCGCCCACGAGTAG
- the vioC gene encoding arginine beta-hydroxylase, Fe(II)/alpha-ketoglutarate-dependent, with product MHRLTLTPEDNAELSPMVAEIAKAYDTIENPELIRRAPVLARSLPVHVLEFLEEYRIGEPSALCVISGLDVDEAQLGPTPEHWRDSQYDSPAFPQEVFFLLCASVLGDVFGWATQQDGRIMHDVLPIKGHEHYEIGSNSLQHLSWHTEDAFHPCRGDYVALMCLKNPDAVETMVCDAADLDWPAIDIETLFAAEFTQMPDNSHQPQSATQSTGDPTIDRLRARSFALIQSWNDHPVKRPVLFGDRAQPYMALDPYHMKTEGWSEASLRAFRGLCGQIEANMKDVSLSPGDCVFIDNYRAVHGRKSFRPRYDGSDRWLKRLNITRNLRGSRAWRPAADNRIIY from the coding sequence GTGCACCGTTTGACGCTGACACCGGAGGACAACGCGGAGCTGTCCCCGATGGTCGCCGAGATCGCCAAGGCCTACGACACGATCGAGAACCCCGAGCTGATCCGCCGGGCGCCGGTGCTCGCCCGGTCCTTGCCGGTCCACGTGCTGGAGTTTCTGGAGGAGTACCGGATCGGGGAGCCCTCGGCCCTGTGCGTGATCTCCGGGCTCGACGTCGACGAGGCGCAGCTCGGGCCCACCCCCGAGCACTGGCGCGACAGCCAGTACGACTCCCCGGCCTTCCCTCAGGAGGTGTTCTTCCTCCTGTGCGCCTCCGTGCTCGGCGACGTGTTCGGCTGGGCCACCCAGCAGGACGGCCGGATCATGCATGACGTGCTCCCCATCAAGGGCCACGAGCACTACGAGATCGGCTCCAACAGCCTGCAGCACCTGTCCTGGCACACCGAGGACGCCTTCCACCCCTGCCGGGGCGACTACGTGGCGCTCATGTGCCTGAAGAACCCCGACGCCGTCGAGACCATGGTCTGCGACGCCGCCGACCTCGACTGGCCGGCCATCGACATCGAGACGTTGTTCGCCGCCGAGTTCACGCAGATGCCCGACAACTCGCACCAGCCGCAGAGCGCCACCCAGTCCACCGGCGACCCGACCATCGACCGGCTGCGGGCCAGGAGCTTCGCGCTCATCCAGTCCTGGAACGACCATCCGGTCAAGCGGCCCGTCCTGTTCGGCGACCGCGCGCAGCCGTACATGGCGCTCGACCCGTACCACATGAAGACCGAGGGCTGGTCTGAGGCGTCGCTGCGCGCATTCCGGGGGTTGTGCGGCCAGATCGAAGCCAACATGAAGGACGTCAGCCTGAGTCCCGGCGACTGCGTGTTCATCGACAACTACCGGGCCGTGCACGGACGCAAGTCCTTCCGTCCCCGCTACGACGGGTCCGACCGCTGGCTCAAACGCCTCAACATCACCCGCAACCTCCGCGGCTCTCGCGCATGGCGGCCGGCTGCAGACAACCGCATCATCTACTGA